The nucleotide sequence TCTTCAATAAAACATTTCTGTGAAAAAAGTTGAACTGTATAGTTTTTTAATTGCACTTGTTTCATTATTATTACCTTTGGGGGCAGCATGATATGATGGATTGTGAAGACACAAGGCCTGGGTCTGCCACTCCCTAGGGATGGTCTCCAGCTAGCATAATTCTTCCAGTATTCGGCgtgctcatctgtgaaatggacaaCACACCCTTGCCTCCTAGGATTACTGGGAGTCGTATGTCAAATGACATACTGTGAGCATTTAGTTCCAAACAGAAAATCAACGCAGGTTGCATTCTgtattctcttctttcttataaGTTCTGTTTTCCTAAAAGAATCTCTTTTTAAGCATGTCTATTCCTAACTTAAAGTTTTGTTTGTTGGTAGAAACATAAAACTGTGGGGGATTAAGAAAAACAATCTACCTACACACAGATGAAATGTATATataagaaaatgagaataaactATTAGCATATCATATGGAGAGATTATCTTATGCTAAGTTTGGTGTGTTAAAAAATAGAATCACataataaacaacaaggtcctattgtataggagagaaaactatattcaatatcctgtgataatcCATAatggaacagaaaatgaaaaagaatgtatatatatgtacaacttaaacattttgctgtacagtagaaattaatacaacactgtaaatcagctacacttcttaaaataaattttaaagacaaagtaaaaatttaaaaatagaaccataTAAAATTTCACATAAGTATGCATccgtaattttaaaaaatcactcatAATTGTACACATTGTAGTCAATCTATTAACTATATCAATCATGGTAAAAATTAAGAAGTTTTATGACAGTAGTatagatttttgaaaaaaaattccatttcaatTTATGTGAATGTTTTATAAACCATAAAGTTCTAAATAACACACAATGTTGTTTTTATTGCAATGTCGTATTAGCTTCTAGAATAACTGGAAATGTCATCAAATTAAAATCACTCAACGtattaaactataaaattttattcactgGAGTTCAATATGAAATTCACaaagtaaaggaaatcagttttctAAGAAGTTATAACAACATATATAATAGACAGGAAGTCAACAAAGATTACAAACAAAATTTTTAGAAGTCTTCCCACAATTTCATCTTCTAGACTTGTGGGGGTAGTAGTAGAAATTAATATCCAATTTTTACACGTCATATCCAAAATGCTTCTGCTTCCtaagaagtaaaataaagagaaaatatcctTAAATAAACACATTTGTAATCCTGATTTTTTAAACTCAATCTAATAATTTGCACAGTAAAGAAATAGTGATCAAGACATGTCTTTCAGTCAGGACTCTGTACATTTTAGTAAccaatcaatgaactaaaatatttttctccttaatgAATTAACGAACTTTTACCCACTAATTCTGACCATCTTACGTCATAATCATTGAATTTTCTATTTGTCTGCCTATTTTTTGGCTGAGCTGTGAAGCCTGTGGGATCCAACGGGGGATCAAATCTGGGCTGCAGCAGTGAatgcatagagtcctaaccacaggaccactagggaattctcttgtctttctttctttaaaaaaaaaaagcaaaaaatttttaaaaagctcaagaACTATCAGAATTACCACTCTCTTCCCAATGTTATAAATTATCAgtttatttttgaagtctttTCTGCAAAGTCACTTATAACCATTTTTATGGAATCAGTGAAATTGCCACTTTTCTAACCTATAGCCAGTATTACCAGGAAATAAGAATTTGAAGTCATGCAAAAAGGCAggtgataaaatttttaaaaattaaacaacaaaaggtttgtttcatttccttgatCT is from Bubalus bubalis isolate 160015118507 breed Murrah chromosome 4, NDDB_SH_1, whole genome shotgun sequence and encodes:
- the MRLN gene encoding myoregulin isoform X1 gives rise to the protein MCFDPGTKLAKRPPVLNALCPRKSSWRENRGAALSAITWIKSGSRSILDMTCKNWILISTTTPTSLEDEIVGRLLKILFVIFVDFLSIIYVVITS
- the MRLN gene encoding myoregulin; amino-acid sequence: MTCKNWILISTTTPTSLEDEIVGRLLKILFVIFVDFLSIIYVVITS